One Bythopirellula goksoeyrii genomic window, GCAATTTGCGGCAGAACTCTAACTGGCACGTGACACACGCCGGAACTCGCTCAACTCGTACCGGCTTACAAGGTTATCGAGAAACAACTAGCTCTTGCTACGACGACGCAAGGCGAGAGACGCCGCCCCACACAAGCTCAACAAAACAAGGGATGTAGGCTCGGGAACAGCAGCTACAGCAGCTACCAAAGGGTTTGTTCCATATTGTTGCTGCCAAAGTTGCAGATCAGCAGGTGAACCGGCGTTGGTAGAATTCCCTCGTTGCCAGAACAAGAAATCATTTCCATCAACGTCACCATCGCCGTCATAGTCAGCATTGTCAGCTGGCTCGTTGCTACCAAAAATCTCCAACTTAAAATTGTCGATCAGCATATCGAAGTCATCGAGTCCTGTATTGCGAATTGCAAAGTAATCCCAAGAGTCGCTAGAAATTCCGTCGGGCTCGCTCATGCTATTGAGGATCGGTTCGTAATCCGAAAGTGTGTAAGAAATACCGGTGGCTCGATCAGTCGCGGTCAAACTTGCCAGAATCGTATCTCCCGGGTTTACGTCGGTAAATCGTTCCAGTGTCAGCGACAGATTGTAGACTTTGTCAACACTCAGATTGACTAAACCATAGTCTCCAGTTCCTGGATTCATTTCTTGGGGTACAGCGACAGTATCGTCATCACCCGTACCCTGCATGATCCGTTTATCGTTTGGATCGGTACCAGGGACATTGGTCTCTTCACGAATGCGCCAATCACCCCCATTGGGGAAAAACGGTGGAAAAGATCCATTCGGATTTTCAATGACTACTTGACCATACCAGCCCCGGTCGTTCGTGCTACCGATGTCACTTCCAGCGACGGAAACGCTACCTCTAGTGCCATCAAAATAGCCGTCGTCTTGCCCCCATACCGCCGAGGTCATTGTTTCAAACGAGCCATTCATATCTAGATCTACATCGGGTCCAGCCACCGGATTAGTCTGGCCGAGTTGCCCGTCTGTATCCTGAAACAGTCCAAACCGCAATTGCGCATCATCTGGCTGCACGAAGGAATTCGCATTAGGTGCATCTCGCCAAACGCGCCAATCAAAACTGACTTTGACTTTGTCTCCCACTTGAGGTCCCAATGAGATCGTTTGTCCGAATATTGCAGCAGCCGAGTTACCGCGGCCTTTTGCGTTGTAAGAGAGTGCATACCCATCATTGATGGCAGTAGTATTAAGTCCGCCCGTTGTGGTAGTCGGTTGCGTCTCAAGCATCGCACCCTGAGTATCATCGACGATGGCAATAAAGGCCCTGCGATCACCAGAATTACTGCCAGTAAACCCAGAGTGGGACAACCAGCGCAACCCTGTATCGCTTGAGTTCAAAGGGATTGCAACTTCATCATTCGTAGCCATGCCGGTATTTGAAGAGCGAGCCGGTATATAGGTACCAATGCCATCAGTGCCCGTATCAGTATCGGCCCCATCAAGCACATTGTCGTTGTTGCGATCGCCGTCACCGAAACCGTCTTGAAAAACAACGGCTGCATGCGAAAACGAGACGGCTAGCGTGAAGAACATGACAGCATTAGCTGCCAGCGACAAAATTCGGTACGTCTTCATAAGAGGGACCTTTCATAGTGATCAGTACTGCAAAAAATGCTAAGAGGTGTAATCGAGCCACCAACAAGCAGCCCATTTCGAGTGCAAACAAAAACAGAAATACCTAGGAAGTAGAATCAGATGAGTTATCGCTCGCCTTAACCTATAATTGCCTAAGACAACCAATTCGACAATCCAATTCTTCAGAAATCGATTCTGAAATTCCGGCAGTTGGGGAATACTAAGAGTAACTAGGTACGGATGAACACTGATTGGCAGATTTTCACAGATTTCAGAAGACAACAAGCTTTTAAAACAATCTGCATCATCCG contains:
- a CDS encoding PEP-CTERM sorting domain-containing protein, with product MKTYRILSLAANAVMFFTLAVSFSHAAVVFQDGFGDGDRNNDNVLDGADTDTGTDGIGTYIPARSSNTGMATNDEVAIPLNSSDTGLRWLSHSGFTGSNSGDRRAFIAIVDDTQGAMLETQPTTTTGGLNTTAINDGYALSYNAKGRGNSAAAIFGQTISLGPQVGDKVKVSFDWRVWRDAPNANSFVQPDDAQLRFGLFQDTDGQLGQTNPVAGPDVDLDMNGSFETMTSAVWGQDDGYFDGTRGSVSVAGSDIGSTNDRGWYGQVVIENPNGSFPPFFPNGGDWRIREETNVPGTDPNDKRIMQGTGDDDTVAVPQEMNPGTGDYGLVNLSVDKVYNLSLTLERFTDVNPGDTILASLTATDRATGISYTLSDYEPILNSMSEPDGISSDSWDYFAIRNTGLDDFDMLIDNFKLEIFGSNEPADNADYDGDGDVDGNDFLFWQRGNSTNAGSPADLQLWQQQYGTNPLVAAVAAVPEPTSLVLLSLCGAASLALRRRSKS